A genomic segment from uncultured Desulfuromonas sp. encodes:
- a CDS encoding MerR family transcriptional regulator, with translation MLTVQQLSQELGITPDTIRVWEKRYGNPVPQRNRRGHRRYSQQQLEELRLVRNLQMLGKKPKEIFSLTPEQRFELLTAIQKRSFSGEEGLLSLVCFGSAADVEAYLSKWAAKGCADFIFHGLLPLLSALENGWIVGNVTISREHLISDVVMNQLKLFLEDEKPTRQQPHCAFVTLNGERHRLGLMMAACLFNLQGIYCSVVSDDVPTTEVPRICQELKTQAVALSFSGNYQRHKAFDDIVALRTLLPDDVQIIVGGKAVEDMSLPPGVTLCGDLRQVDTIAANLVLKK, from the coding sequence ATGTTGACAGTTCAGCAGTTGTCTCAAGAGCTCGGAATTACTCCGGATACCATCAGGGTCTGGGAAAAACGTTATGGCAACCCTGTGCCCCAGAGAAACCGTCGTGGCCATCGAAGATATTCGCAGCAGCAGTTGGAGGAACTCCGCTTGGTCCGTAATCTTCAAATGCTTGGCAAGAAGCCCAAGGAGATTTTTTCTCTTACGCCTGAGCAGAGGTTTGAACTTCTTACTGCCATACAAAAGCGCTCGTTTTCTGGTGAAGAAGGTCTTTTGTCATTGGTTTGTTTTGGTTCAGCCGCTGATGTTGAAGCATATTTATCTAAGTGGGCGGCAAAGGGATGCGCTGATTTTATTTTTCATGGGCTTCTTCCTTTATTGTCAGCGTTAGAAAATGGGTGGATTGTCGGCAATGTTACAATCTCGCGTGAACATCTGATTTCTGATGTGGTGATGAATCAACTTAAGTTGTTCTTGGAAGATGAAAAACCTACCCGTCAGCAGCCGCATTGTGCCTTTGTGACACTTAATGGAGAACGTCATCGGTTGGGGTTGATGATGGCGGCGTGTCTTTTTAATCTGCAGGGTATTTACTGTAGTGTGGTTAGTGATGATGTTCCTACCACAGAGGTCCCTCGGATATGCCAGGAACTGAAGACGCAGGCTGTCGCACTTTCATTCAGTGGTAACTATCAACGCCATAAAGCGTTTGACGATATCGTTGCCCTGAGGACATTGCTCCCTGATGATGTTCAAATTATCGTTGGGGGGAAGGCTGTTGAAGACATGTCTCTTCCACCGGGTGTTACCTTGTGCGGGGACCTGCGACAGGTGGACACAATTGCAGCGAACCTAGTCTTGAAAAAGTAG
- a CDS encoding STAS domain-containing protein, producing MFELESKTIQNSEGAAYQLLMVSGDLGIASVGSLKDELLAALQAHDHVILDMAAVTDVDYSILQLLCSANKYAQKHGKLFQLKNQCTDAFIDRAQSLGFFRDRACNEAEDSDKCLWIPENIH from the coding sequence ATGTTTGAACTGGAAAGCAAAACCATTCAAAACAGTGAAGGAGCAGCCTACCAGCTGCTAATGGTTAGCGGAGACCTGGGTATCGCCAGCGTTGGCAGCCTCAAAGATGAATTACTCGCCGCGCTGCAAGCTCATGACCACGTCATACTCGACATGGCCGCCGTCACTGACGTGGATTACAGCATCCTACAGTTGTTGTGCAGCGCTAACAAATACGCCCAGAAACACGGTAAGCTTTTTCAGCTTAAAAACCAATGCACCGATGCCTTTATCGACCGGGCCCAATCCCTTGGTTTCTTTCGAGATAGGGCATGTAACGAAGCAGAAGACTCAGATAAATGCCTGTGGATACCCGAAAATATTCACTAA
- a CDS encoding Arm DNA-binding domain-containing protein, whose protein sequence is MNLITDIELQHVPEKDTWLCDADFNTGHGVLCAKVSTTGERKFYFRYYTENFKRVRLALGKYDPAGRRGLTLYSARKKARELSSLHKAGIKNIREHLSR, encoded by the coding sequence ATGAATCTGATAACCGACATTGAATTACAACACGTGCCTGAAAAAGACACTTGGCTCTGTGATGCTGATTTTAACACGGGACATGGAGTCCTCTGCGCCAAGGTCAGTACAACAGGCGAGAGAAAGTTTTATTTCAGGTATTACACAGAAAATTTTAAACGTGTCAGGCTTGCTTTGGGGAAATACGACCCGGCAGGAAGACGAGGCTTAACCCTCTACAGCGCTCGAAAAAAAGCCCGAGAACTTTCCAGTCTGCACAAAGCTGGAATTAAGAATATCAGGGAACACCTGAGTCGCTGA
- a CDS encoding chemotaxis protein CheA — protein MQDAPQNAFKEEAYELLSELEDSLLELEEQPDDHEIISKVFRAMHTIKGSGAMFGFTTISEFTHEVETVFDLVRSGELPVSKQLVDLSLKARDHILSLLDSEADEQDKYAETGAALVAQFQALSRGGTPAPAPKQPSTSADKNTGKKDELTTYRIRFRPSLDIMHNGTSIAQLLDELCELGTCRTIAHKAKIVDLEELDPENCYSSWDIILTGDCGEDAIRDVFIFVEDDCELIIKAIELGNDEDDMEKKRLGDILVERGDISQAQIDEVLAKNKRIGDLLVEAQLVSRDQIDSALLEQQEIRKLKEQKKEKTQGASSLRVPADKLDDLVNLVGEMVTVQSRLSQVANSFHDAELQSIAEEVERLTEELRDSTLTIRMLPIGSTFSKFKRLVRDISADLGKEVELKTTGADTELDKTVIEQLGDPLVHIIRNSMDHGIELPDDRVAAGKPRCGQVHLSAEHSGDSVIIKITDDGKGMDPEAIRNKAVNKGLIGPDEQLSHTDLLNLVFAPGFSTAQKVTGLSGRGVGMDVVKRAIESLRGSITLESEKGQGSVVSLRIPLTLAIIESLLVEIDDGRYVLPLSAVEECVELTAKDIHDAHGRNLARVRGHLVPYVPLREEFAIDSPLPAVQQIVITQINGQQLGFVVDNVIGEHQTVIKSLGPMYRDVQCVSGATILGDGSVALILDIVYLMQKASEEGRIKQGEGR, from the coding sequence ATGCAGGATGCACCGCAAAACGCTTTTAAGGAAGAAGCCTACGAACTGCTCAGTGAGCTCGAAGACTCGTTACTCGAACTCGAAGAACAACCCGACGACCACGAAATCATCAGCAAAGTGTTCCGGGCCATGCACACCATCAAAGGCTCCGGCGCCATGTTCGGCTTCACCACCATCTCAGAGTTTACCCACGAAGTCGAAACCGTCTTCGATCTCGTGCGCAGCGGCGAGCTACCCGTCAGCAAACAACTCGTCGATTTGTCCTTAAAAGCACGCGACCACATCCTGTCCCTGCTCGACAGCGAGGCCGACGAACAAGACAAATACGCCGAAACCGGCGCAGCACTCGTCGCCCAGTTCCAGGCCTTAAGTCGTGGAGGCACCCCCGCACCAGCCCCCAAACAACCCAGCACCAGTGCCGACAAAAACACCGGCAAAAAAGACGAACTCACCACGTACCGCATCCGCTTTCGGCCGTCACTCGACATCATGCACAACGGCACCTCCATTGCCCAGCTGCTCGACGAACTCTGCGAACTCGGAACCTGTCGTACCATCGCCCATAAAGCCAAGATCGTCGATCTTGAAGAGTTAGATCCCGAAAATTGCTATTCCAGCTGGGACATCATCCTCACCGGCGACTGCGGCGAAGACGCCATTCGCGACGTCTTCATCTTCGTCGAAGACGACTGTGAGCTCATCATCAAAGCCATTGAACTCGGCAACGACGAAGACGACATGGAGAAAAAACGCCTCGGCGACATCCTTGTTGAACGCGGCGATATCAGTCAGGCCCAGATCGATGAAGTGTTAGCCAAAAACAAGCGGATCGGCGATCTGCTCGTTGAAGCCCAACTCGTCAGCCGCGACCAGATCGACTCCGCCCTGCTCGAACAACAGGAGATCCGCAAACTCAAAGAACAGAAAAAAGAAAAGACCCAAGGCGCCAGCAGCCTGCGTGTGCCCGCCGACAAACTCGACGATCTCGTCAACCTTGTCGGTGAAATGGTCACTGTCCAGTCACGCCTGAGCCAGGTCGCCAACAGCTTCCACGATGCCGAACTGCAATCCATCGCCGAAGAAGTCGAACGCCTCACCGAAGAGTTGCGCGACAGCACCCTGACCATCCGCATGCTGCCCATTGGCAGCACATTCAGCAAATTCAAACGACTGGTCCGCGATATCAGCGCTGATCTCGGCAAAGAAGTTGAACTCAAAACCACCGGCGCCGACACCGAACTCGACAAAACCGTTATCGAACAACTCGGCGATCCCCTCGTCCATATCATCCGCAACAGCATGGACCACGGCATCGAGCTGCCCGACGACCGCGTCGCTGCCGGTAAACCCCGTTGTGGCCAGGTTCACTTAAGCGCCGAACACTCCGGCGACAGCGTCATCATCAAAATTACTGACGACGGCAAAGGCATGGACCCCGAAGCCATCCGCAACAAAGCCGTCAACAAAGGGCTCATCGGTCCCGACGAGCAACTCAGCCACACCGATCTGCTCAACCTCGTCTTTGCCCCCGGCTTCTCCACCGCCCAGAAAGTCACCGGCCTGTCCGGACGCGGCGTCGGTATGGACGTCGTCAAACGCGCCATCGAATCGTTACGAGGCAGCATCACCTTAGAAAGTGAAAAAGGCCAAGGCAGTGTTGTCAGTCTGCGCATACCGCTCACCCTCGCCATCATCGAAAGCCTGCTCGTGGAGATAGACGATGGCCGCTATGTCCTGCCCCTGTCCGCCGTCGAAGAATGCGTCGAACTCACCGCCAAAGACATCCACGACGCCCATGGTCGCAATCTCGCCCGAGTACGCGGCCATCTGGTGCCCTACGTGCCTCTGCGTGAAGAATTTGCCATCGACAGCCCCTTGCCCGCAGTGCAGCAGATCGTCATCACCCAGATCAACGGCCAGCAGCTTGGCTTCGTCGTCGACAACGTCATTGGCGAACACCAGACCGTCATCAAGTCCCTCGGTCCCATGTATCGCGATGTGCAGTGCGTTTCCGGTGCCACCATCCTCGGAGACGGCAGTGTCGCGTTGATCCTCGATATTGTCTATCTGATGCAAAAAGCCAGTGAAGAAGGACGAATTAAACAGGGTGAAGGCCGTTAA
- a CDS encoding methyl-accepting chemotaxis protein — protein MAYSKKNCERSSSDGGIDNSHPLLSETQVLLKSLQQEVSSQCQDGQQENSQVQTILCDAIEKLINSFTTLENLTQEQKTLALGIIHGDCRNDTTNADSFQQLFKQIEDVMQRLLDATIENNTQTRQLMTSMEITQGQFQKVLGMLGEVRKIADQTNLLAINAAVEAARAGNAGKGFAVVAEEVRNLSIRSNRFSEQIDTSVQEISKAFEDVTLSIKCLSERSDQLVQEEQDHIGHAMGRARNFNDVVERSARDISDRAESVSQQVRQAVTSLQFQDMATQVIDTVNKRLQSLDILVRDLNVKIEQTEGSENQIQQLERFLLESTDLVKASHHNPVSQKNMDEGDIELF, from the coding sequence TTGGCGTATTCGAAGAAAAATTGCGAGAGGTCTAGCTCCGACGGCGGTATTGATAACAGTCATCCCCTTCTATCCGAAACTCAGGTTTTATTAAAGAGTTTGCAGCAGGAAGTCTCTTCGCAATGTCAGGATGGTCAGCAGGAAAACAGTCAGGTGCAGACTATTTTATGCGATGCCATTGAAAAGTTGATCAACAGTTTCACCACGCTGGAAAATCTCACCCAAGAACAAAAAACGCTTGCTCTGGGAATCATTCATGGTGATTGCCGGAATGATACGACTAACGCTGATTCGTTTCAGCAGCTTTTTAAGCAGATTGAAGATGTTATGCAACGTCTGCTTGATGCCACCATTGAAAATAATACACAGACTCGTCAGTTAATGACCTCAATGGAGATCACTCAAGGGCAGTTTCAAAAAGTGCTCGGCATGCTCGGTGAAGTGCGAAAAATTGCTGATCAGACTAATCTTCTCGCGATCAATGCTGCTGTCGAAGCTGCGCGGGCCGGGAATGCCGGAAAAGGTTTTGCCGTTGTCGCCGAAGAGGTGCGCAACCTGTCGATTCGTTCCAATCGTTTCAGCGAACAGATCGACACTTCGGTGCAAGAGATTTCCAAAGCCTTTGAAGACGTGACTCTCTCGATTAAGTGCCTCTCCGAGCGTTCTGATCAATTGGTCCAGGAAGAGCAGGATCACATTGGTCATGCCATGGGACGGGCCCGTAATTTCAATGACGTAGTTGAGCGCAGTGCGCGGGATATCTCTGATCGCGCCGAATCCGTATCTCAACAGGTTCGTCAAGCGGTCACGTCGTTGCAATTTCAAGACATGGCCACTCAGGTCATTGATACGGTTAATAAGCGACTTCAGTCTCTTGATATATTGGTTCGTGACCTTAATGTTAAAATTGAACAGACGGAAGGCTCTGAAAATCAGATACAACAGCTTGAGAGATTTCTCCTTGAGTCCACTGATCTTGTCAAGGCTAGCCATCATAACCCGGTGTCGCAAAAAAACATGGACGAAGGTGATATTGAGCTGTTTTGA
- a CDS encoding chemotaxis protein CheW gives MAAEDLEQMNQYLTFKLDDEVFALEIGKVREVLDFTEVTKVPQTPVFMRGVINLRGSVVPVVDMRVKFSMDEAEATVNTCIIITEVVMDGEPSVLGALVDSVQEVLELDPDQIEPPPRIGTKLDTEFIRGMGKHNEEFIIILDIDRVFSADEISLIQATNRSAE, from the coding sequence ATGGCCGCAGAAGATCTCGAACAGATGAACCAGTATTTGACCTTCAAGCTTGATGATGAAGTCTTCGCACTGGAAATAGGTAAAGTCCGTGAAGTTCTCGACTTCACTGAAGTTACTAAGGTCCCACAAACGCCTGTTTTTATGCGCGGTGTCATCAATCTGCGAGGCAGTGTGGTTCCTGTTGTCGACATGCGGGTCAAATTCAGTATGGACGAGGCTGAAGCCACGGTAAATACCTGCATCATCATCACTGAAGTAGTCATGGACGGCGAACCCAGCGTGCTTGGTGCCTTGGTTGATTCGGTACAAGAAGTACTCGAACTCGATCCCGACCAGATCGAACCGCCGCCACGCATCGGAACAAAGCTCGATACCGAATTCATCCGTGGGATGGGTAAGCACAACGAGGAGTTCATTATTATTCTGGATATTGACAGGGTTTTCTCTGCCGATGAAATCTCGCTGATTCAGGCGACAAACCGATCAGCTGAATAA
- a CDS encoding FAD-dependent oxidoreductase — protein MKVAIVGAGMAGLTAAHILDSHGIDVTVFEKSKGTGGRMSSRSFAGGWIDHGTPYFSAETVGFQSFLKKFADKKIIEPWAARVNGPLALDEIVHYISVPRTSAFTRALLADIKFHPSTHISMIEKTGSMWRIYNDGRTDLGLWDLVILAIPSPQAVQLLVDQKDIRAKVEGVEMEPCWVCALQLPGPAQHIQDVTVFTDNDIRRVTCNSAKKDRANQHVYIVQASAAWSEKHLEEPPAVIGNQLKQKFLGTFNLNFECDVLFSHRWRYGFTTTPLAQPYLWDDQQLLGVCGDWCLGRRVEDAWKSGSELGKTILSSLKTGGPSCMSIL, from the coding sequence ATGAAAGTCGCTATTGTTGGTGCCGGAATGGCCGGACTGACAGCTGCTCACATCCTGGATTCCCACGGGATTGATGTGACTGTTTTTGAAAAAAGCAAGGGAACCGGTGGTCGTATGTCCAGCCGCTCTTTTGCAGGTGGGTGGATTGATCACGGCACCCCTTATTTTAGTGCCGAGACGGTTGGCTTCCAGAGCTTTTTAAAAAAATTCGCAGACAAAAAAATCATTGAGCCCTGGGCCGCTCGTGTCAATGGGCCGCTGGCTCTTGATGAGATCGTTCATTACATCTCTGTTCCACGCACAAGCGCATTCACCCGAGCACTTCTCGCAGACATCAAGTTTCATCCCTCAACACATATTTCAATGATTGAAAAAACGGGTTCAATGTGGCGGATCTATAATGACGGCCGAACTGACCTTGGATTGTGGGATCTTGTGATCCTCGCCATTCCTTCCCCGCAAGCAGTGCAGTTACTTGTGGACCAAAAGGATATTCGCGCAAAAGTAGAAGGTGTAGAGATGGAGCCTTGCTGGGTTTGTGCACTACAACTCCCGGGTCCGGCCCAACACATCCAAGATGTGACAGTCTTCACCGACAACGATATTCGTAGAGTAACCTGCAATAGTGCGAAAAAAGACCGGGCAAACCAACATGTCTATATCGTCCAAGCTTCCGCAGCATGGTCAGAAAAGCATCTGGAAGAACCTCCCGCTGTCATCGGAAATCAACTTAAACAAAAATTTCTAGGCACTTTTAATCTTAATTTCGAATGCGATGTCCTGTTCAGCCATCGGTGGCGTTACGGCTTTACGACAACCCCGTTAGCCCAACCCTATCTCTGGGATGACCAACAGCTCCTTGGGGTCTGTGGTGATTGGTGCCTTGGTCGTCGGGTCGAAGATGCCTGGAAAAGCGGCTCAGAACTTGGAAAAACAATTCTATCTTCGTTAAAAACCGGGGGACCGTCGTGCATGTCTATACTCTAA
- a CDS encoding response regulator: MAKTILAVDDSKSILQMVSFTLKGAGYQVIEASNGQEGLAAAQRQKIDLVLTDLNMPVMDGLTMVQKLRATPACKFTPILMLTTEAGADFKAKGKAAGLTGWLVKPFDPQKLLGVVKKVLG, translated from the coding sequence ATGGCGAAAACAATCTTAGCCGTAGATGATTCAAAATCCATCTTACAGATGGTGTCCTTCACCCTCAAAGGTGCCGGCTACCAGGTGATCGAAGCCAGCAACGGTCAGGAAGGTCTGGCCGCTGCCCAGCGCCAGAAAATCGACCTTGTTCTTACCGACCTCAACATGCCAGTGATGGACGGCTTGACCATGGTGCAGAAATTACGCGCCACTCCGGCCTGTAAATTCACCCCGATCCTCATGCTCACCACCGAAGCTGGAGCCGACTTCAAAGCCAAAGGCAAAGCCGCCGGACTCACGGGCTGGCTGGTCAAACCCTTTGATCCGCAAAAACTGCTCGGTGTCGTCAAAAAAGTGCTCGGTTAA
- a CDS encoding methyl-accepting chemotaxis protein, which yields MKLGVKIGSGFAVLLLIAISLGGLAIWNMHSVNEQSTVLAEEYVPEVEVANNIERSSLSTMYALRGYGFTADEKFLQEGRKSLDEVNQNLNLALQLSEKASHLTKLKGNVDEIQSSVNEYAKLVEETVVVNKEMDKNRGQLDAAAATYMETSKKYLAHMHETFENDLAAGKGAARLKEMVEKIRRANEVIDLGNNVRILAWKSQTQRSPEILRSAYKIFPEINNNIDALLAVTKRQIVKDELNAVKQAGAQYHKAMESFLDNWLKNEDYAKKRTDIGLEVTSLSSGLAKAGVAGTDRIAKEAVSALESSSNIMIIGLSIALILGIAIAVFITRMITKPIIKGVQFAETIANGDLTNRIDVSTKDEIGQLANALNEMVEKLKDVVENVQSASTNVASGSQELSASSEEMSQGATEQAAAAEEASSSMEQMAANIKQNADNAMQTEKIALKSSQDAQSGGQAVQETVKAMKDIAEKISIIEEIARQTNLLALNAAIEAARAGEHGKGFAVVASEVRKLAERSQSAAAEISDLSSSSVEVAENAGEMLAKMVPDIQRTAELVQEIAAASKEQDTGADQVNKAIQQLDQVIQQNAAAAEEMASTSEELNAQADQLQETMSFFKSDSTGRKVSVAKSITAPKAGPAPKKTTPPKSSGSGLMLDMGAGNDSLDKDFEEY from the coding sequence ATGAAATTAGGAGTGAAAATCGGAAGTGGTTTTGCCGTCCTACTGTTGATCGCTATTTCATTGGGCGGGCTTGCTATCTGGAATATGCACTCAGTCAATGAACAGTCAACTGTTTTGGCTGAAGAATATGTTCCTGAAGTTGAGGTCGCGAACAATATCGAAAGATCTTCTCTGTCGACGATGTACGCATTACGAGGATATGGTTTCACGGCAGATGAAAAATTTCTTCAGGAAGGTCGTAAATCTCTGGATGAGGTTAATCAAAACCTTAATCTTGCTCTACAACTTTCTGAAAAAGCATCACATCTCACAAAACTCAAGGGTAATGTCGATGAGATCCAATCAAGTGTAAATGAGTATGCAAAGTTAGTTGAAGAAACCGTTGTTGTGAACAAAGAGATGGACAAAAACCGAGGCCAGCTTGATGCTGCAGCGGCGACGTATATGGAAACGTCAAAAAAATATCTTGCCCATATGCATGAGACATTTGAGAACGATCTTGCTGCGGGGAAAGGTGCAGCGCGTCTTAAAGAGATGGTCGAGAAAATTCGTCGTGCAAATGAAGTTATTGATTTAGGAAATAATGTTCGAATTCTTGCTTGGAAGTCTCAAACACAACGCTCCCCTGAAATTCTGCGCAGTGCGTACAAAATCTTCCCGGAGATCAACAACAACATTGATGCATTGCTCGCAGTGACCAAACGACAGATTGTTAAAGATGAGCTCAATGCAGTAAAACAAGCTGGGGCTCAGTATCACAAAGCGATGGAATCATTTTTAGACAACTGGTTGAAAAATGAGGACTATGCAAAGAAAAGGACAGATATTGGTCTTGAGGTAACATCACTATCAAGCGGTTTGGCAAAAGCCGGAGTCGCTGGTACTGATCGAATTGCTAAGGAAGCTGTCAGTGCGCTTGAATCTTCATCAAATATTATGATTATAGGTCTGAGCATTGCTTTGATCCTAGGCATTGCCATAGCGGTCTTTATTACACGTATGATCACCAAGCCCATCATCAAAGGCGTGCAATTTGCGGAGACCATTGCCAATGGTGACTTGACCAATCGTATCGATGTGTCGACCAAAGATGAAATTGGCCAGCTGGCCAATGCTCTAAACGAGATGGTCGAAAAACTTAAAGATGTTGTTGAAAACGTACAAAGTGCTTCGACCAACGTCGCTTCCGGGAGTCAGGAGCTGTCGGCGAGTTCTGAAGAAATGAGCCAGGGTGCTACCGAGCAAGCTGCTGCGGCTGAAGAAGCCTCTTCGTCCATGGAGCAGATGGCCGCCAATATAAAACAAAATGCCGATAACGCCATGCAGACGGAGAAGATTGCTTTGAAATCTTCTCAAGATGCTCAAAGTGGTGGGCAGGCCGTTCAGGAAACCGTTAAAGCGATGAAGGATATTGCCGAGAAGATTTCCATCATTGAGGAAATCGCCCGCCAGACGAATCTGCTGGCACTGAATGCGGCTATTGAAGCGGCACGAGCCGGAGAGCATGGTAAAGGTTTTGCCGTGGTTGCTTCCGAAGTCCGCAAGCTGGCTGAGCGGAGTCAAAGTGCTGCTGCTGAAATCAGCGATCTGTCATCTAGTAGTGTTGAGGTTGCGGAAAATGCTGGTGAGATGCTGGCCAAGATGGTCCCCGACATCCAACGTACAGCTGAGCTTGTTCAGGAAATTGCTGCAGCCAGTAAAGAGCAGGATACAGGTGCCGATCAGGTCAATAAGGCCATCCAGCAACTTGATCAGGTTATTCAGCAAAATGCCGCAGCCGCAGAAGAGATGGCTTCGACCTCTGAAGAACTCAATGCACAGGCCGATCAACTGCAAGAGACCATGTCTTTCTTTAAATCGGATTCTACAGGGCGGAAAGTTTCTGTTGCTAAATCGATAACGGCTCCCAAAGCTGGCCCTGCACCTAAAAAAACAACACCGCCTAAGAGCAGTGGCAGTGGCTTGATGCTCGACATGGGTGCCGGGAATGATTCGTTAGATAAGGATTTTGAGGAATATTAA
- a CDS encoding lipocalin family protein, with the protein MSDLPVQPVQAFELNRYLGKWYEIARLDHFFEWGLESVTAEYSLRDDGGIRVANRGYSVQKGEWKEAIGKAYFKETEQLGHLKVSFFWPFYSSYIVFYVDPGYQYAFVAGPDHSYLWLLSRTSTVSEDVYSHFLAMAEEMGFDVRKLKKVKHRSSLTESLDTP; encoded by the coding sequence GTGAGCGATCTTCCCGTTCAACCCGTACAGGCGTTTGAGCTCAATCGCTATTTGGGTAAGTGGTATGAAATTGCCCGGCTTGATCATTTTTTTGAGTGGGGATTAGAATCTGTGACGGCGGAATACTCTTTACGCGATGATGGCGGTATCAGGGTGGCGAATAGAGGATATTCAGTTCAGAAAGGAGAATGGAAAGAGGCCATCGGAAAAGCCTATTTTAAAGAGACAGAACAGCTCGGCCATCTCAAGGTGTCTTTTTTCTGGCCCTTTTATAGCTCTTATATCGTTTTTTATGTCGACCCAGGATATCAATATGCATTTGTCGCAGGTCCTGACCATAGCTACCTCTGGCTGCTTTCGCGAACCTCAACGGTGAGTGAGGATGTTTATAGTCATTTTTTAGCGATGGCAGAAGAAATGGGTTTTGATGTTAGAAAACTGAAGAAAGTAAAGCATCGCTCTTCGCTAACAGAATCTCTCGATACGCCGTAA
- a CDS encoding SRPBCC family protein, translating to MHVYTLKRVQSLPIDIETAWDFFSNPANLEKITPAWLNFKVRSELPPKMYAGLIVQYFVHPVARIPVPWTTEITHVDEPCFFVDEQRLGPYKFWHHQHHFTPSDAGIVMTDIVHYALPFGPAGRAIHPIYIKRKLEAIFDHRFNVLKQRFSDNA from the coding sequence GTGCATGTCTATACTCTAAAACGCGTGCAGTCTTTGCCGATTGACATTGAAACGGCCTGGGACTTTTTCTCGAATCCGGCAAATCTGGAGAAAATAACGCCTGCCTGGCTCAATTTCAAAGTTCGCTCTGAGTTACCCCCTAAAATGTATGCCGGGCTCATTGTTCAGTACTTTGTCCATCCCGTGGCAAGAATTCCAGTTCCGTGGACAACAGAAATAACCCACGTCGATGAACCCTGTTTTTTCGTCGATGAGCAACGACTGGGGCCGTATAAATTCTGGCATCATCAACACCACTTCACGCCGAGCGATGCGGGCATTGTCATGACGGATATCGTTCACTACGCATTGCCATTTGGGCCGGCAGGACGAGCGATTCATCCCATCTACATAAAAAGAAAACTCGAAGCAATCTTCGACCATCGTTTCAACGTACTCAAGCAGCGATTTTCAGATAATGCATAA
- a CDS encoding NUDIX hydrolase: protein MNEVFARPFVSVIAIDSEGDQKKILLQRRTKSATQNKYYGLWELPQGKIRAGETIFEAARREVKEESGLEVLDIDPFHRMTKSTDLEDIQSFVPLTCVSDKSNQCIGLPLIVMTKGVPQATQEASDHSWMSRDQVLSLILGKKVFPLNVPMLEEFFRFTLSKSFEIA from the coding sequence GTGAATGAAGTTTTTGCTCGCCCTTTTGTATCAGTGATTGCCATAGATTCCGAAGGAGACCAGAAGAAGATTTTGTTGCAACGTCGAACGAAATCAGCAACTCAAAATAAATATTATGGGCTGTGGGAGTTGCCCCAAGGGAAAATTCGTGCTGGGGAAACAATTTTTGAGGCTGCCCGGCGAGAAGTCAAAGAAGAGTCGGGTTTAGAGGTCTTGGATATTGACCCATTTCACCGTATGACAAAGTCTACCGATTTAGAAGATATACAGTCTTTTGTTCCTCTGACATGCGTGAGCGATAAATCGAACCAGTGTATCGGCTTACCTTTGATCGTTATGACTAAGGGGGTGCCCCAAGCCACTCAAGAAGCTTCGGATCATAGCTGGATGTCTCGGGATCAGGTTTTATCTTTGATCTTGGGTAAGAAGGTTTTTCCACTAAATGTGCCGATGCTGGAGGAGTTTTTCCGATTCACATTGAGTAAGTCCTTCGAAATAGCTTAG